The Kogia breviceps isolate mKogBre1 chromosome 4, mKogBre1 haplotype 1, whole genome shotgun sequence genome window below encodes:
- the ELOVL7 gene encoding very long chain fatty acid elongase 7 isoform X2 — MSGWGTGYSFRCEIVDYSRSPTALRMARTCWLYYFSKFIELLDTIFFVLRKKSSQVTFLHVFHHTIMPWTWWFGVKFAAGGLGTFHAFLNTAVHVVMYSYYGLCALGPAYQKYLWWKKYLTSLQLVQFVIVTVHIGQFFFMEDCKYQFPVFLYIIVSYGCIFLLLFLHFWYRAYTKGQRLPKTVKNGICKNKDH; from the exons ATGTCTGGCTGGGGTACAGGTTATTCCTTTCGATGTGAAATTGTTGACTATTCACGCTCGCCTACAGCATTGAGG ATGGCACGCACCTGCTGGCTTTATTACTTCTCcaaatttattgagctcttagATACT aTCTTTTTTGTTCTGCGTAAGAAAAGTAGTCAAGTGACTTTCCTGCATGTCTTCCATCATACCATCATGCCATGGACCTGGTGGTTTGGAGTCAAATTTGCTGCAG gtgGTTTGGGAACATTCCATGCCTTTCTAAATACAGCTGTACATGTAGTCATGTATTCCTACTATGGACTGTGTGCATTGGGACCAGCCTACCAGAAGTATTTGTGgtggaaaaagtatttgacatcATTACAGCTT GTCCAGTTCGTTATTGTCACTGTACACATAGGCCAGTTCTTTTTCATGGAGGATTGCAAGTACCAGTTTCCAGTCTTTCTGTACATCATTGTGAGTTACGGGTGCatctttctgcttctctttctccatttttgGTACCGTGCTTACACCAAAGGTCAGAGGCTACCCAAAACAGTGAAAAATGGAATCTGCAAAAACAAAGATCACTGA